A part of Aquaspirillum sp. LM1 genomic DNA contains:
- a CDS encoding outer envelope protein encodes MAFRSAPLLALSLLAAASSALAADWSDTSIGYRYGKQFAEPFNQKDISKSIINLTHASGYQYGSNFFNADLLLADKNDPASVGSNTGSQEVYVVYRHTLDLGKVTGANLKFGPVRGLGLTAGFDINTKDDAGYNSKKRMWMAGPTVMFDVPGFLNMSLLQLWESNAPYNGYSKTSVERYSYDAHPMLNLAWGIPFSIGSLPLSFEGYANFIAAKGKNEFGVGTKPETNIDMMLMYDLSPLVNAQKKTFRVGLEYQYWRNKFGNDHKGTAGKGAFAKTPMIRAEYHF; translated from the coding sequence ATGGCTTTCCGTTCCGCCCCGCTGCTTGCCTTATCCCTGCTGGCTGCTGCTTCGTCTGCCCTGGCGGCTGACTGGAGCGATACGTCCATTGGCTATCGCTACGGCAAGCAGTTTGCCGAGCCGTTCAACCAGAAAGACATCAGCAAGAGCATCATCAACCTCACCCACGCCAGCGGTTACCAGTATGGCAGCAACTTCTTCAACGCCGACCTGCTGCTGGCCGACAAAAACGACCCGGCCAGCGTGGGCTCGAATACCGGTTCGCAAGAAGTGTATGTGGTGTACCGCCACACCCTGGATCTGGGCAAGGTGACGGGCGCTAACCTGAAATTCGGCCCGGTGCGCGGCCTGGGCTTGACCGCTGGCTTTGACATCAACACCAAGGACGACGCCGGCTACAACTCGAAAAAACGCATGTGGATGGCTGGCCCGACGGTGATGTTTGACGTGCCGGGCTTTTTGAACATGAGCCTGCTGCAGCTGTGGGAAAGCAACGCGCCGTACAATGGCTATAGCAAAACCAGCGTGGAGCGCTACAGCTACGATGCCCACCCGATGCTGAACCTGGCCTGGGGCATTCCGTTCTCCATTGGATCGCTGCCGCTGTCGTTTGAAGGCTACGCCAACTTTATCGCCGCCAAGGGCAAAAACGAATTTGGCGTGGGCACCAAACCCGAAACCAATATCGACATGATGCTGATGTACGACCTCAGCCCGCTGGTCAACGCCCAGAAAAAAACCTTCCGCGTTGGCCTGGAATACCAATACTGGCGCAACAAGTTTGGCAACGACCACAAGGGTACCGCCGGTAAGGGGGCCTTTGCCAAAACCCCGATGATCCGGGCGGAATATCACTTCTGA